In Elusimicrobiota bacterium, a single window of DNA contains:
- the leuS gene encoding leucine--tRNA ligase, with protein MSYDFKTVEKKWQKEWEDKKLFVSTEKSDKKKFYLLEMFPYPSGKLHMGHARNYVIGDTLARFLRMNGYNLLYPMGYDAFGLPAENAAIENKIHPDKWTDECITTMMEQQKKLGLSYDWNRLVITSNPEYYKWNQWIFTKFYEKGLAYKKLAPTNYCPKCETVLANEQVIDGKCWRCESEVELKNLEQWFFRITDYADELLKDLDGLTGWHERVRIMQKNWIGKSEGLLVEFRIKNSEFRIPIFTTRPDTLYGVTFMAFACEHPMVQELVKGTDKEKEVKDFINKIVIQKRVTRLTDTEKEGIFLQRYAINPLTGDEIPIYVSNFVLMEYGTGAIMCVPAHDQRDFEFAKKYNLPIKEVIVPPTANRQPLTAAFEDEGVMINSRQFDGLNSKEATEKIADYVEKMGFGKRTVNYKLRDWLISRQRYWGTPIPIIYCETCGTVSIPENELPVVLPKDVEFTGEGNPLAKSESFVNCKCPRCNGNARRETDTMDTFVDSSWYFLAYCIKEPDNPLNLQSPISYWMPVDQYIGGIEHAILHLLYSRFFTKALRDLGLLNYDEPFKNLLCQGMVVKNGFKMSKSKGNVVSVDDMVEKYGADTARLFILFASPPERDLEWSDESVVGCFRFLNRVWNLVEQLKIKNEKLKIVEYANNLERLKHLTIKRVTEYIKNEFHFNTAIAVIMEFYNAICNLQSAICNLQLKDCIETLIVLLSPFAPHICEELWQLLGHNDSITKEKWPQWDDQKLVQEKITIAVQVNGKLRGQIEIKIDSSEEEIVELAKSDDKIKKYLQYKKIMKTIYVPKKLLNIVVGS; from the coding sequence ATGTCTTACGATTTTAAAACCGTAGAGAAAAAATGGCAGAAAGAGTGGGAAGATAAAAAACTTTTTGTCTCAACAGAAAAGTCCGATAAAAAGAAGTTTTATCTTTTGGAGATGTTTCCGTATCCGTCGGGCAAACTCCATATGGGACATGCCAGAAATTATGTGATTGGTGATACGCTTGCACGATTTTTAAGAATGAATGGCTACAATCTTTTATATCCGATGGGTTATGATGCATTCGGACTGCCTGCCGAAAATGCCGCTATAGAGAATAAAATTCATCCTGATAAATGGACCGATGAATGTATCACAACAATGATGGAACAGCAGAAAAAACTTGGGCTTTCCTACGATTGGAACCGACTTGTTATTACTTCAAACCCTGAATATTACAAATGGAATCAATGGATTTTTACTAAATTTTATGAAAAAGGACTTGCATACAAAAAACTTGCGCCAACGAATTACTGTCCAAAATGCGAAACAGTTTTAGCAAACGAGCAGGTTATTGATGGAAAATGCTGGCGGTGTGAGAGCGAAGTTGAGTTAAAAAATTTGGAACAGTGGTTTTTCAGAATCACAGATTACGCAGATGAATTACTTAAAGATTTAGACGGACTAACAGGCTGGCATGAACGGGTTAGAATAATGCAAAAAAATTGGATTGGTAAATCAGAAGGGCTACTTGTAGAATTCAGAATTAAGAATTCAGAATTCAGAATCCCTATTTTTACAACCCGGCCTGATACGCTTTATGGTGTTACATTCATGGCGTTTGCGTGTGAACACCCAATGGTCCAGGAACTTGTTAAAGGAACTGATAAAGAAAAAGAAGTAAAAGATTTTATTAATAAAATTGTTATTCAGAAACGAGTAACACGACTTACCGATACAGAAAAAGAAGGAATTTTTTTACAGCGGTATGCTATAAATCCATTAACAGGTGACGAAATACCGATATATGTGAGCAATTTTGTATTGATGGAATACGGAACCGGCGCAATTATGTGTGTGCCTGCACATGACCAGCGTGATTTTGAGTTTGCAAAGAAATATAATCTCCCAATAAAAGAAGTCATTGTTCCGCCAACTGCTAACCGCCAACCGCTAACCGCTGCATTTGAAGATGAAGGTGTGATGATAAACTCAAGGCAGTTTGATGGATTAAATTCAAAAGAGGCAACTGAAAAAATTGCTGATTATGTTGAAAAAATGGGCTTTGGTAAACGAACTGTGAATTACAAACTCCGTGATTGGCTGATTTCCCGTCAGCGATACTGGGGTACACCAATCCCGATAATTTATTGTGAAACCTGTGGGACGGTTTCTATACCTGAAAATGAACTACCGGTTGTCTTGCCTAAAGATGTTGAGTTCACAGGCGAAGGAAACCCACTTGCAAAATCCGAAAGTTTTGTAAATTGTAAATGTCCAAGATGTAATGGTAATGCCCGTCGGGAAACAGATACAATGGATACCTTTGTTGATTCCTCATGGTATTTTCTTGCATACTGTATTAAAGAACCTGACAATCCTTTAAATCTCCAATCTCCAATTAGCTACTGGATGCCGGTTGACCAGTATATTGGCGGAATTGAGCATGCGATTTTACATCTTTTATATTCACGATTTTTTACGAAGGCGCTTCGTGATTTAGGACTTCTCAATTACGATGAGCCATTCAAAAACCTTTTATGTCAGGGAATGGTTGTCAAAAACGGTTTCAAAATGTCTAAATCTAAAGGCAATGTCGTTTCGGTTGACGATATGGTTGAAAAATATGGTGCGGATACTGCACGGCTTTTTATACTGTTTGCTTCACCACCTGAACGGGATCTGGAATGGTCAGATGAAAGTGTAGTTGGTTGTTTCAGGTTTCTCAATAGAGTGTGGAATCTGGTAGAACAATTAAAAATTAAAAATGAAAAATTAAAAATTGTGGAATATGCTAACAACCTTGAACGGCTAAAACATCTGACGATAAAGCGGGTTACTGAATATATAAAAAATGAGTTCCATTTTAATACTGCGATTGCTGTGATTATGGAATTTTATAATGCAATCTGCAATCTGCAATCTGCAATCTGCAATCTGCAATTAAAAGATTGTATAGAAACGCTAATAGTTTTATTATCGCCGTTTGCACCGCATATTTGTGAAGAACTGTGGCAACTGCTTGGACATAATGACTCTATTACAAAGGAGAAATGGCCACAATGGGACGACCAAAAACTTGTTCAAGAAAAAATTACAATTGCGGTTCAGGTAAACGGAAAATTAAGAGGTCAGATTGAGATTAAGATTGATAGCAGTGAAGAAGAAATAGTAGAACTTGCAAAATCAGACGATAAAATCAAAAAATATCTGCAGTATAAAAAAATTATGAAGACGATATATGTTCCCAAAAAATTACTAAATATCGTCGTAGGGAGTTGA
- a CDS encoding phosphoenolpyruvate carboxykinase (GTP), whose translation MTTPVEKWVEEQAKLTKPDRIWWCDGSEEEAHKLIEIGISDEKINNVPVFRELNPKTWPKTYYHRSHPTDVARTEHLTYVCHPNKETAGPNNNWMKPDEAKQLLTKLSDGCMKGRTMYVLPYMMGHPESPYSKACIQLTDNTYVAISMRIMTRLGKHILDKIGNSANFVKGIHSCGDFNPNKRFIMHFPDEHLVWSIGSGYGGNALLGKKCFSLRIASWLGLKEGWLAEHMVIIGIECPDGNIFYLLAAFPSACGKTNLAMLESTLPGYKVWILGDDIAWINIGSDGRLYAINPETGFFGVAPGTSMKTNPNMMRCLKAANFYPTLFTNTALNTDTNEPWWEGIDGPVPKNLIDWQGNPWDISKKTKAAHPNSRFTVSIYNSPTLSNEFDNPKGVPISAIIIGGRRTQRIPLIVESFNWQHGVFIGARTGSETTAAAQGLQAGVRRDPMAMMPFCGYNMADYFQHWLNIARRVSNPPKIFAANWFRSDENGNFLWPGFGENIRILKWIIDRIHNKVSAKETPVGLIPKYEDLELSGINVTKEIYDKLFQINTDEWKQETDDIAKFLNLFGTRLPKEILTEFNNLKSNL comes from the coding sequence ATGACTACACCTGTAGAAAAATGGGTTGAAGAACAAGCAAAACTCACCAAACCGGACAGAATCTGGTGGTGTGATGGTTCAGAAGAAGAAGCACATAAACTTATAGAAATAGGTATAAGCGACGAAAAAATAAATAATGTCCCTGTATTCCGGGAATTAAACCCTAAAACCTGGCCTAAAACATATTATCATAGAAGTCATCCGACAGATGTTGCACGAACAGAACATTTAACATATGTGTGTCATCCCAACAAAGAAACCGCAGGTCCCAACAACAACTGGATGAAACCAGACGAAGCAAAACAACTGCTTACCAAACTTTCTGATGGTTGTATGAAAGGCAGGACAATGTATGTGCTTCCGTATATGATGGGACATCCGGAGTCACCATATTCAAAAGCATGCATCCAACTAACTGATAATACATATGTTGCAATCAGTATGAGAATTATGACCCGCTTGGGAAAACACATACTTGACAAAATTGGCAATTCAGCAAATTTTGTTAAGGGAATACATTCCTGTGGTGACTTTAACCCGAATAAACGGTTCATTATGCATTTCCCGGATGAACATCTGGTCTGGAGTATCGGTTCTGGCTATGGTGGTAATGCATTGCTTGGAAAAAAATGTTTTTCATTACGAATCGCATCCTGGCTTGGATTAAAAGAAGGCTGGCTTGCAGAACATATGGTAATAATAGGAATTGAATGTCCTGATGGTAATATTTTCTATTTACTAGCAGCTTTTCCGTCTGCTTGTGGTAAGACAAATTTAGCAATGCTTGAGTCAACTTTACCCGGCTATAAGGTCTGGATTTTAGGTGATGATATCGCATGGATAAATATAGGTTCTGACGGTAGATTGTATGCGATAAATCCAGAAACAGGATTTTTCGGTGTTGCACCTGGAACTTCTATGAAGACCAACCCGAATATGATGCGTTGCTTAAAAGCAGCCAATTTTTATCCAACATTATTCACAAATACTGCGTTGAATACAGATACAAATGAACCCTGGTGGGAAGGTATAGATGGACCTGTACCAAAAAATTTGATTGATTGGCAGGGAAATCCTTGGGATATTTCAAAAAAAACAAAAGCGGCACATCCTAACTCGCGGTTCACTGTCTCTATCTATAATTCACCAACACTTTCTAACGAATTTGATAATCCGAAAGGTGTACCAATTTCTGCAATCATAATTGGTGGCAGAAGAACTCAACGAATTCCACTAATAGTAGAAAGTTTTAACTGGCAACACGGCGTATTCATTGGTGCAAGGACAGGCTCGGAAACAACTGCTGCAGCTCAAGGGCTTCAAGCTGGTGTCCGACGAGACCCAATGGCGATGATGCCATTCTGTGGCTATAATATGGCTGATTATTTCCAGCACTGGCTTAATATCGCCAGAAGAGTATCTAATCCACCAAAAATTTTTGCAGCTAACTGGTTCAGAAGTGATGAGAATGGTAATTTTCTCTGGCCAGGTTTTGGGGAAAATATCCGTATCTTAAAATGGATAATTGACCGTATTCATAATAAAGTTTCTGCAAAAGAAACACCTGTTGGCTTAATACCAAAATATGAAGATTTGGAACTGTCAGGAATAAATGTAACAAAAGAAATATACGATAAACTTTTTCAAATAAATACTGACGAATGGAAACAAGAAACTGATGATATAGCGAAATTTTTGAATCTGTTCGGCACACGGCTGCCAAAAGAAATCTTGACTGAGTTCAACAATTTAAAATCAAACCTTTAA
- a CDS encoding putative maltokinase, with product MNYCTENFLAGYLKKCRWFRSKAKTIKKITLIENIPVGKFRILFLNVHYTDKTSEKYLLPATQDIFANGLIYDAVCDYEFRKTILSAIQKGNTYKGRYGKIVASKGKFLKDTPIIKSQVLKGEQSNTSFIYDDIFIFKLYRKLEAGVNPELEVTKFLTEKTSFRNIAQFEGAIEYIQDTTRLPIVIGLLQGFVQNKGDAFEYTLNSLKKYYKTKSIDTNYLKMIQLLAKRTAEMHLALYSEKNNPSFKPEPFTLKYQHTLFRSMQKLTKTVFGLLQKNQKKLPKKLAIESILKFEYMILKKFKTLAETKISTEKMRIHGDYHLEQVLFTGTDFFVIDFEGEPMRPLNARRAKKSPLVDVAGMLRSFHYASYIQLMKSSTNWQKNKNWADVWYKCVSETFLKSYFETVKSAPFIPKDKHQRDILLNIFLLEKAVYELGYELNNRPDWLTIPINGIKNLLNLEMI from the coding sequence ATGAATTACTGTACTGAAAATTTTCTGGCTGGTTATCTAAAAAAATGCAGATGGTTCAGAAGCAAAGCAAAAACTATAAAAAAAATCACTCTTATAGAAAACATACCAGTTGGTAAATTCCGAATTTTGTTTCTGAATGTTCACTATACAGACAAAACATCTGAAAAATATCTTTTACCAGCTACACAAGACATTTTTGCTAACGGACTGATTTATGATGCGGTTTGTGATTATGAGTTTCGTAAAACAATTCTTTCTGCAATCCAGAAAGGTAATACATATAAAGGAAGATATGGAAAGATTGTCGCATCTAAAGGAAAATTTCTAAAAGATACTCCAATTATAAAATCACAAGTGCTTAAAGGCGAGCAGAGCAATACTTCATTTATTTACGACGATATTTTTATTTTTAAACTTTATAGAAAACTTGAAGCAGGAGTAAATCCAGAACTAGAGGTCACAAAATTTCTTACTGAAAAAACCTCTTTTAGAAATATAGCACAATTTGAAGGTGCGATAGAATATATACAAGATACCACTCGGTTGCCGATAGTTATTGGACTGCTTCAAGGTTTTGTTCAGAATAAAGGTGATGCTTTTGAATATACATTGAATTCGCTAAAAAAATACTACAAAACAAAATCAATAGATACTAATTACCTTAAAATGATACAACTCTTAGCAAAACGAACCGCTGAGATGCATCTTGCACTTTATTCAGAAAAAAATAATCCGAGTTTTAAGCCCGAGCCATTTACATTAAAATATCAGCACACACTTTTTCGGTCAATGCAGAAACTTACAAAAACTGTTTTCGGCTTATTACAAAAAAATCAGAAGAAATTACCAAAAAAATTAGCCATTGAATCAATTCTTAAATTTGAATATATGATATTAAAAAAATTCAAAACACTTGCTGAAACAAAAATATCAACTGAAAAAATGCGTATTCATGGTGATTATCATCTTGAACAGGTTTTATTCACTGGGACTGATTTTTTTGTTATTGATTTTGAAGGTGAGCCGATGAGACCGCTCAATGCCCGCAGAGCCAAAAAATCACCACTTGTAGATGTCGCAGGAATGCTACGGTCGTTCCATTATGCATCCTATATTCAACTAATGAAATCGTCAACTAACTGGCAAAAAAATAAAAATTGGGCTGATGTATGGTACAAATGTGTAAGTGAAACTTTCTTAAAATCATATTTTGAAACAGTAAAAAGTGCACCTTTTATCCCAAAAGATAAACACCAACGCGATATTTTATTAAATATCTTCCTGCTTGAAAAAGCAGTCTACGAACTCGGCTACGAACTCAACAATCGTCCTGACTGGCTTACAATTCCAATAAATGGTATCAAAAACCTGCTGAATTTGGAAATGATATGA